One region of Streptomyces sp. CG4 genomic DNA includes:
- a CDS encoding caspase family protein → MSEVDGAHAGADLGALARPGSRVLLVGTGSHASGSPLPSVPAVERSLRALAATLRERSGVPDENLRVLVDPSIPLEFGEAVDRAAAEASDALLVHVVGHGLVGSDNGLYLATCATDDLVDGLSYKALAYQALRQAVQRSSARAVAVILDCCFSGRAEGPLGPPALDAVFEQTLVRGGFLLASTAREEHGLARSGEEFTAFTGALIRLLRNGDPTGPEQLTLDHAYRYLNRMLPEQGAPRPRRHSSDQAGELVLARNSAYRPRWPAPPAEEPLASGAEKVASPCPFRGLQSFGAEDARYFFGRDEAVSDVTSLVRGGGLIAIVGASGSGKTSLLRAGVIPALEARSEGWWVATMKPGTDTPTTPLAQYSAALAGHDRAMLLVDQFEELFTADATEDERERFVTGLAALAGGPTTVVIAVRADFYEACTRYRALVRALEGRQVVVGPLTPEELREVIERPAKAAGLSLEEGLADTLLHDARVYHAGEHTAVLPLLSHALLATWQQRSGTRLTLSGYRATGGIDEAVARTAEEAYKALDPGDRTHVRGLLLRLVRLGEGVEDTRRRLLLGDLAAPGHLDAARRVLRALAEARLVTVDADSAEITHEALLYAWPRLRAWIEEDRAALLTLQQLSDAARAWDQAGRQETDLYRGPRLDAAAQTASRQQANDGTDGVLGPVTRDFLDRSLEDRDRQQHAARRARCTRRAVTAVVCVLALLASVVSFISVHEHRQAAHEAALIRSTDLAAEASALSATDPGLAAQLAVAAYRSAPTQDATTQLYTALATPLDSVVGDTGHEVLRIVTRPDSDLAAAVSMDGSVRIWDMVTPSAPVLKATLHTAGAAAIALAPRGRLLAGICPTAHDLCLWNLADPRKPSVAGRLPRPADIPRGRLQINSMAVSPDGTLLAAASPIGTTLVWSITEPAHPRLVAELPTPTSRKPKDALSAVAFSPRGTLLATTILGGKTRLWNLSRPSAPAAATATIANGYAAVAFNADGTLLSAVGDSDFGLWRTDNPSKPRSIKVDQYAFSGSDLTNLMAVAFSPDGASLAVSGLGSYHNNGQMCLLSLSPARLTNSASPTCAPTGFGTLALAYTRTGALLSGGPDGVVRSWRTALPRAEDVGSMYLSASWDFSRSGHLMAAPVSSSPSIGIWDSSVPRRIATVKLSDEVQQAQFIGPADTLLSVAHDGRVQLWDLRDPHHPVRGASLGKADFPAVGGFIVATGVFADRAGDLVTVPGSDGRAHLWHITDARHAAEAGSFRLPHPDDWSGILNDGRTALVATAKGIEWWDTSDPRHPVHGGTTRLAHANEENLIAQGNVVAVATPQQSAPSGAGAIRLFQVSAGKVRASTSIQGPIGTVVQMSDDGRLLAATGSSDGTVRLWDISDPRQPRARATVRILQKTEGIALDPHNRLMADWNGNDGIQLWDIHDPARPVLKATIPTPQYDEGAAQLEFLSSGSTLAVARRDGVSFFSSDLAGLADRVCSYTGKSMPETQWHKYVPGIPYRDPCPSHEQ, encoded by the coding sequence GTGAGTGAGGTCGACGGCGCGCACGCCGGGGCGGACTTGGGTGCGCTGGCCCGGCCGGGATCACGCGTCCTGCTCGTGGGGACCGGCTCTCACGCGTCCGGATCGCCGTTGCCCTCCGTTCCCGCGGTGGAACGGTCGCTGAGGGCGCTGGCCGCGACTCTGCGGGAGCGGAGCGGTGTGCCGGACGAGAACCTGCGTGTCCTGGTGGATCCGTCCATCCCGCTGGAGTTCGGGGAGGCAGTCGACCGGGCGGCGGCGGAGGCGTCAGACGCCTTGCTGGTGCACGTCGTCGGCCATGGTCTGGTGGGGTCCGACAACGGGCTGTACCTGGCGACGTGCGCCACCGACGACCTGGTGGACGGCCTCTCGTACAAGGCGCTGGCGTACCAGGCGCTGCGTCAGGCTGTCCAGCGCAGCAGCGCTCGTGCCGTCGCGGTCATCCTGGACTGCTGTTTCTCCGGCCGCGCCGAGGGCCCGCTGGGGCCGCCCGCACTGGACGCGGTCTTCGAGCAGACTCTCGTGCGCGGCGGCTTCCTGCTGGCCTCCACCGCGCGCGAGGAGCACGGGCTCGCCCGCTCCGGCGAAGAGTTCACCGCGTTCACCGGTGCCCTGATCCGGCTGCTGCGCAACGGTGATCCCACCGGGCCCGAGCAACTCACGCTCGATCACGCCTACCGCTACCTCAACCGGATGCTGCCCGAGCAAGGCGCCCCGAGGCCACGTCGGCACAGCAGCGACCAGGCCGGGGAACTGGTCCTGGCCAGAAATTCCGCCTACCGCCCCCGCTGGCCGGCGCCGCCTGCCGAGGAACCACTCGCCTCGGGTGCCGAGAAGGTCGCGTCACCGTGCCCCTTCCGGGGTCTGCAGTCCTTCGGAGCCGAGGACGCCCGGTACTTCTTCGGCCGGGACGAGGCGGTCTCGGACGTCACCAGCCTTGTCCGCGGCGGCGGTCTGATCGCGATTGTGGGGGCATCCGGCAGCGGAAAGACGTCCCTGCTGCGCGCCGGGGTGATCCCGGCGCTGGAAGCGCGCTCCGAAGGGTGGTGGGTCGCCACCATGAAGCCCGGCACCGACACCCCGACGACACCACTCGCGCAGTACTCCGCCGCACTCGCCGGCCACGACCGGGCCATGCTGTTGGTCGACCAGTTCGAGGAACTCTTCACCGCGGACGCGACGGAGGACGAGCGCGAACGGTTCGTCACCGGCCTCGCGGCACTCGCCGGCGGCCCGACCACCGTCGTCATCGCCGTACGGGCCGACTTCTACGAGGCGTGCACGCGCTACCGAGCGCTGGTCAGGGCCCTGGAAGGCCGTCAGGTGGTCGTCGGCCCCCTCACCCCTGAAGAGTTGCGGGAGGTGATCGAACGGCCGGCCAAGGCCGCCGGGCTGTCCCTGGAGGAGGGGCTGGCCGACACGCTGCTCCACGACGCCAGGGTGTACCACGCCGGAGAGCACACTGCCGTACTGCCGCTGCTCTCGCACGCGCTGCTGGCCACCTGGCAGCAGAGGTCGGGCACCCGGCTCACCCTGTCCGGGTACCGGGCCACCGGCGGAATCGACGAGGCGGTCGCCCGCACCGCGGAAGAGGCGTACAAAGCCCTGGACCCCGGGGACCGGACCCACGTGCGCGGCCTGCTGCTGCGGTTGGTGCGCCTGGGCGAGGGCGTGGAAGACACCCGCCGCAGACTGCTCCTGGGCGACCTGGCCGCGCCCGGCCACCTCGATGCGGCCCGGCGGGTCCTGCGGGCCCTGGCCGAGGCCCGACTGGTCACCGTGGACGCGGACAGCGCCGAGATCACCCACGAGGCGCTGCTGTACGCCTGGCCGCGGCTGCGCGCGTGGATCGAGGAGGACCGGGCCGCCCTGCTCACCCTCCAGCAGCTCTCCGACGCTGCCCGCGCCTGGGACCAGGCCGGACGGCAGGAGACGGATCTGTACCGCGGGCCCCGCCTGGACGCGGCCGCCCAGACGGCGAGCAGGCAGCAGGCGAACGACGGCACGGACGGTGTCCTGGGCCCGGTCACCCGCGACTTCCTGGACCGCAGCCTGGAAGACCGGGACAGGCAGCAGCACGCGGCGCGGCGTGCTCGGTGCACCCGCCGTGCGGTGACCGCCGTGGTCTGCGTCCTGGCACTACTGGCCTCCGTGGTGAGCTTCATCTCCGTGCACGAGCACCGGCAGGCCGCACACGAAGCCGCCCTGATCCGCTCCACCGACCTGGCCGCCGAGGCAAGCGCGCTCAGTGCCACCGATCCGGGTCTGGCTGCCCAACTCGCCGTCGCCGCCTACCGTTCCGCACCCACCCAGGACGCCACCACCCAGCTCTACACCGCGCTCGCCACGCCACTGGACAGTGTCGTCGGCGACACCGGCCACGAGGTCCTGCGGATCGTGACTCGACCGGACAGCGATCTGGCCGCGGCCGTCAGTATGGACGGCTCCGTGCGTATCTGGGACATGGTCACCCCCTCCGCGCCGGTCCTGAAGGCCACGCTCCACACTGCGGGAGCGGCGGCGATCGCTCTCGCGCCGCGCGGCAGACTGCTGGCGGGCATCTGCCCCACCGCGCATGACCTGTGCCTGTGGAACCTGGCCGACCCTCGCAAGCCCAGCGTCGCCGGGCGCCTGCCACGACCCGCCGACATCCCGCGCGGCCGTCTCCAGATCAACTCGATGGCCGTCAGCCCGGACGGGACACTGCTGGCCGCGGCATCGCCGATCGGCACCACACTGGTCTGGTCGATCACCGAGCCCGCGCACCCCCGTCTCGTCGCCGAACTGCCGACCCCGACCAGCAGGAAGCCCAAGGACGCGCTGAGCGCGGTCGCCTTCTCCCCGCGCGGCACCCTGCTCGCCACCACCATCCTGGGCGGCAAGACCCGGCTGTGGAACCTCTCCCGTCCCTCCGCACCGGCCGCCGCCACGGCCACGATCGCCAACGGATACGCCGCGGTGGCCTTCAACGCCGACGGCACGCTGCTGTCCGCGGTCGGGGACAGCGACTTCGGTCTCTGGAGAACCGACAACCCGTCCAAGCCCCGATCGATCAAGGTCGACCAATATGCCTTCTCCGGCTCGGATCTGACGAACCTGATGGCGGTGGCCTTCAGCCCGGACGGGGCCAGCCTGGCGGTCAGCGGCCTGGGCAGCTACCACAACAATGGCCAGATGTGCCTGCTCAGCCTCTCCCCGGCGAGGCTGACGAACTCGGCGTCGCCCACGTGCGCCCCGACCGGCTTCGGCACCCTGGCCCTGGCCTACACGCGCACAGGCGCTCTCCTGAGCGGGGGTCCCGACGGCGTGGTGCGGTCGTGGCGCACTGCTCTGCCTCGGGCCGAGGACGTCGGCTCCATGTATCTGTCCGCTTCATGGGACTTCAGCCGCAGCGGACACCTGATGGCAGCGCCCGTCTCCTCCTCCCCGTCCATCGGTATCTGGGACTCCTCCGTCCCGCGCCGCATCGCCACGGTCAAACTCTCCGACGAGGTCCAGCAGGCACAGTTCATCGGCCCGGCCGACACACTGCTGAGCGTGGCGCATGACGGCCGGGTCCAGTTGTGGGACCTGCGCGATCCGCACCATCCGGTACGGGGCGCGTCCCTGGGCAAGGCGGACTTCCCCGCCGTCGGGGGCTTCATCGTCGCTACGGGTGTCTTCGCGGACAGAGCGGGTGATCTGGTCACGGTCCCCGGCAGCGACGGCCGCGCGCACCTGTGGCACATCACCGACGCGCGCCACGCGGCCGAGGCCGGTTCCTTCCGCCTGCCCCACCCTGACGACTGGAGCGGCATCCTGAACGACGGCCGCACCGCCCTGGTCGCCACCGCGAAGGGCATCGAGTGGTGGGACACCAGTGACCCCCGGCATCCGGTCCACGGCGGCACCACACGGCTCGCGCACGCGAACGAGGAGAACCTGATCGCCCAGGGCAACGTGGTGGCCGTCGCAACCCCGCAGCAGTCCGCGCCCAGCGGCGCCGGCGCCATCCGCCTGTTCCAGGTCTCCGCCGGCAAGGTGCGCGCGTCGACCAGCATCCAAGGGCCCATCGGCACGGTGGTACAGATGAGCGACGACGGCCGACTGCTGGCAGCCACCGGCAGCAGCGACGGCACAGTGCGCCTCTGGGACATCAGCGACCCCCGGCAGCCGCGCGCCCGCGCCACCGTCCGCATCCTCCAAAAGACCGAGGGCATCGCGTTGGATCCGCACAACCGCCTCATGGCCGACTGGAACGGGAATGACGGGATCCAGCTGTGGGACATCCATGACCCGGCCCGGCCGGTCCTCAAGGCAACCATCCCGACTCCGCAGTACGACGAGGGCGCCGCACAGCTCGAGTTCCTTTCGTCGGGCAGCACACTCGCCGTCGCCCGCAGGGACGGGGTCTCCTTCTTCAGCTCGGACCTCGCCGGTCTCGCCGACCGGGTCTGCTCCTACACCGGGAAGTCCATGCCCGAGACGCAGTGGCACAAGTACGTCCCCGGCATCCCCTACCGCGACCCGTGCCCGAGCCATGAGCAATGA
- a CDS encoding DnaB-like helicase N-terminal domain-containing protein, translated as METDGVPPHSLDAEKAVLRAMLSSSDAVADIVEVLHEADFYRPAHGLIYTTVLDLYARGQAHDQVAVAAELAKQEQLEQAGGSDYLNAVASGLARRSATWLKQAKRVQALAVPRRTKEAAAASRRPPDNGTLCPHWPTRMCWALLRCSRQSWRRRD; from the coding sequence GTGGAGACTGACGGCGTACCGCCACATTCACTGGACGCGGAGAAGGCGGTCCTGCGGGCCATGCTCAGCTCTTCTGATGCAGTGGCGGACATCGTGGAGGTCCTGCACGAAGCAGACTTTTACCGGCCTGCTCACGGACTGATTTACACCACCGTCCTGGATCTGTATGCCCGTGGGCAGGCCCACGACCAGGTTGCAGTCGCTGCCGAACTGGCCAAGCAGGAGCAACTGGAGCAGGCCGGGGGCAGCGACTACCTCAACGCCGTGGCGAGCGGGCTCGCCAGGCGCAGCGCCACATGGCTGAAGCAGGCAAAGCGGGTCCAGGCGCTCGCTGTCCCGCGACGCACCAAGGAAGCCGCCGCAGCGTCCCGTCGGCCTCCGGACAACGGGACGCTCTGCCCTCACTGGCCGACTCGGATGTGCTGGGCGCTGTTGCGCTGCAGTCGGCAGTCGTGGCGACGACGGGATTGA